Within Carassius carassius chromosome 8, fCarCar2.1, whole genome shotgun sequence, the genomic segment ATCTGATTTgatataatttatacataaaggtgacttgacagacATTGTTACCACAGATTTGGCACAAACTAGAACTGAAATCACAATATGGCTTAGTGCACTTCCACGTCCACGACTTCATGGGgaagagagtcggactcgcaatcaaagggttgtgagttcgagtctcgggccggcaggaattgtgggtggggggagtgcatgtacagtgctctctccaccctcaataccacgactgatgtgcccttgagcaaggcactgaacccccaactgctccccgggcgccgcagcataaatgatgcccactgctccgggtgtgtgttcacagtgtgtgtgtgtgtgtgtttacagttcACTTATCACTTAAACTTAGTATCAAATCACAAAAGGTCAAGTAATTATATTCAATATATCTGTCTCCCTTTATGACAAGAGTTTTTTGTCCCATTAAAAAGTGCtttattgtttgtgttgtttatGTTCCTCAGAGAAGCATTACCTGCACTACATGTTTACAGTCCTGACCAAAGCAGATCTATTCCCAGAGTTCACTGTTGTGGGTGTTGTTGATGACAGACTGATCTCAGACTACAGTATTGAAGTTCCAGATTGGACAAGACTAATTCTGATGGAAGATTATGGGGTTATGACTCTTGTACAATCATGTGACTCTGCAGACTGGTTTATGGATCAGGTACACATTCTGTCAAACTGCACAAATTGTTCTGGTGAGTTTAATGATTTGTTCTTATTAATTATCAGACATGTTATGAAATTGTGTGTATGTCCTACTGTAAGCTTCTCATCACTGTTGTGACTCTGTGATTGTAGAGCTCCATACATTGCAGAGAATAGTTGGTTGTGAAGTGGAGAAGTTTCCTAATGGAACAGTGAAGAGTCTGAATGTCTTTGATGAATATGGATTTGATGGAGAGGATCTTATTGCCTTTGAAAATGACACAATGCTGTGGATTGTTAAAAGTCCCAAAGCcaaagaaatgaaaaagaaatgggACCTTCAGATAGGACGAAACCAGTTCATCAAGGATTATTTTGGGAAATGCATGGAATGGATCTTAACATTTAACAACACACATAAGGGTATGTTTTAATCAGATTACTTTACTGAAGATTCTTGTAAATCCAgattaaaatgcaatatatatatatatatatatatatatatatatatatatatatatgcgcaaacaaacatgtaaatgaaaacatgttaATCCTGTTTTGACTTCCCTTTTTCTCTGAGATAAGCAAGTAGACATGGAAAGGTGCTTCTCTTTTCTAGAGGGTACTATGGTAAGCGCGGTATTTCTGGGCTTTCATAAGCGCCACCTCCTGTCAGAGAATGAAGTTGCATTTTTATTCAGGTCTTTAAAAGTGACCTTTATAAAACTGGCACAGCGTCATTGAAACTCTCACAAAATGCTGAATCGATTCGACAAAACACGATGCAGCAGACACCATTTCTGCATCACTCTACCTtcgagaaattttaaccaaagaatgttatagacttttcattaagaccctaaagaatcctATCAACTTGGGCATCCAATGACAACGATGACAAGTATAGCGTGTCACTGCAGCTGTcattagaaaacattttaatgctatagaaacagtcagtgtTCTGAGATGTGCGCATGCACACTGGCTGATCTGGTCAAAAGtgtgtaaatgaaatgaaaactcaaactaaaacatgcaaaaaaaaaaaaaaaaaacagcttttaaacagatcgcaaatgttttatttaaagtataattcattaattcaataaaaataataacatatgaAGTGTCTGTATATGCTTTATATTAATTTTGAGAGCTTGTATATAGAAGCCAGTAAGAGACTATTAACTAGTTTACTTATCACCCTTTTTATTACACGTCTCAATAAAAATGTCTACAAATTGATGAAACTGATCCGAGATTAAGCCATAGACGCTGGTTCAATGCTTTGCCACAGGGGCTATctcaattaatgaattaattgcaTGATTCACAGATTCACAGAGATTATTACCCCCCAATGGCGGAGATAGTATTAAAGAAAGAATTACAAAAGCAAAAATGCATAGGCTTACTCATGTCTTTCAGAATGCATTTGATGTGCAATCTTCTGTGGAATATAACCCGATTTCTTCACTGCATTAAAAAAAGGTTTGTTAATTGCATTACCTATTTCTCCAGATTCACCAGAGGTTTACATCTCTGCAAGGAGAGATCCTGATGATCACACAAAGCTGAATCTGAGCTGTCTGACCACTAGTTTCTACCCCAGAGATATTGAGATGAACATCAGATTGAATGAATCTGTTCTTGACAACCAAACATCTTCTGAAATCAGACCAAATGCTAATAAAACATTTCAGATGAGAACCAGTGTGAAGATCGACATAAACTCTCAAGGATATTATGACTGTTTTGTCATTCACAGCAGTCTGACAGAACCAGCTTCAGTAGAATGGGGTAAATATCACCAGAAATACAGTCAAGTACATACTTGTAGCAGGTAAATATAATGATGCTGCAATAGATTAATGTTGTTGATCACAAACACGTAAAGTGCCTCAACTCAGTTTAACAGTTTACGGTGATCATGTGCAATGggtatttattatctttattttcatTCTGCAGATGGAACATGCTCTACATTTGAGACCGAATCTGATCAGACCTTTATAGTAATACTTTCGGTTTCAGCTAGCTGAAACCGAACTAGCTGTAGTTTTTGGTATTTGGTAAAAACTAGCTGTAGTTTTTGGTatctgctcgatggcaccgcggattcaccacagcggctagggatcttcagcagcgcgtccctccttctcccgggttttggcaccactgtaacaataaaaccttcatattcatccggaaggaggaggcgggaaccggcggacaatcaaacaaatactttaataacaaaataaacacaaaacagcgcatcagcccctcacggacgactgatgcgcacaaataaaaaacaaaacataaaataaagcccaggcctggtcctctctcatccttcactgtcgtcgctccagttttatatccttccatctcctctgtgggactcgagaccggtggtgggtcgcaggtgtcgctgatttcccaatcaatccaccggcctcgctcgtgttcccacattcCTTggacccgccccactcgtcacatacgtGGACAGTGTATAATGGTAGAAATATGTAAACATTGTGATATAGATTTttcattattgtgtttaaatttgACATGAGTATGGTTATCTATAATATTTATCAAACAAATGTGAACTGtggataaatatacatttaaacctATTTACATGAACATTTGATCTGTTTTAAAACTGTAGAATCTTTCCCTCCTCTGCGGAGAAGTCGTCATCCCGATTATGGTTCAGTGAGTGAGCAGATATCGATGAGGACTGCTGCGAGTGCTGGTTCTTCTGAAGAAGAGCTCACTGTTGATGAATCTGCAAACTAGACTGGAGTGTGAACGAACAGGTGTTTCATTTCTGTTCATTCAGAATGGAAACTGTATTCTAGTTATCCAGCTCTGTTCAGAAAAAGGTTAGCAGGTTCTAATCTGAGTCAGCTCTTATCACAGATCTTGTTTATGCTCACTTAAAGTATGACACTGCTTTTCATAGTTGAGAGATTCTTGAAACAATTCATAAGGTCAAGATTATATGATATGTGCTACATCAAACTCCGTTCTCTACTTGTTTCTattgtttgcttttatttatatcattactGAAAAGCTAATCAAGAATTTGTTTTCTAATACTTATTGCAATTAGATATGATAGTATTTTTATCACTGTATAGTCTTCTCCATTTACTGTACACTGCAATACATTATCTACTGTAAGTTATACTGTGattttgttttaactttaacgTCTGAATTAAAGTTGGAatgtttttaaagtaaaacatgtTGTCTTGGGTAAAGATGCATTGATCAAATGTATGCACtgtaaaggctggaatacactacatgattAATGCTCAGATTTGTGTCCCAATCTAAAGTCTGGAGAAGTCAGAGCTAGTTGCCTAAAGTCTGATCCAGTTTGCAGATTTGAGATTTCATATAGAGTCACGTAGTGCATGATGGTCACAGACTGATTTTTTTGCTTCAGACTGTGATTCTATCCAGTCGGAGGGTATCAGATATGTTTAAAATTTAACTGATTTTAGAGCACACATTGTTTTCACGTTTTATGTGAGTTTGTTGTGACTGGAACAACTTAAAAGTCTGTGTGATCCTGAGTCGTTTAGTGTATGATTGTCAGTTTTAACTATGTTTGTAAATTTGTGAAGAATAAAAATCTGTTCAGAGCCTGGACAGATGTATACTATAAAAGCCTAACTATATattcaaagagacagaatagtctgcgcatgaccggATGTTTTTTTCGGACCCAGAATaaaggcgagatgaacatcacggagcgctaaactctcctgcagagtGTGTTTCATTTATACTcgaagccagagggcgctctcgcgcagaa encodes:
- the LOC132144825 gene encoding zinc-alpha-2-glycoprotein-like codes for the protein MDGPSQGHKCQGDLVVPCAPGFPLHRKTPSGDGQCERRRSLKDMGSFRRGGTPAPAHHGLSSHACASSNAGFISLTNEHRVLYCLCCLCSSEKHYLHYMFTVLTKADLFPEFTVVGVVDDRLISDYSIEVPDWTRLILMEDYGVMTLVQSCDSADWFMDQVHILSNCTNCSELHTLQRIVGCEVEKFPNGTVKSLNVFDEYGFDGEDLIAFENDTMLWIVKSPKAKEMKKKWDLQIGRNQFIKDYFGKCMEWILTFNNTHKDSPEVYISARRDPDDHTKLNLSCLTTSFYPRDIEMNIRLNESVLDNQTSSEIRPNANKTFQMRTSVKIDINSQGYYDCFVIHSSLTEPASVEWDGTCSTFETESDQTFIVILSVSAS